A single genomic interval of Amycolatopsis albispora harbors:
- a CDS encoding ABC transporter permease, giving the protein MSSWRTKLLPPLLAIVFAVLICTVALLISGADPLQAFGTMIAQLFKGTTAIDTLNLATPYYLAGLAVAIGFQMNLFNIGVEGQYRFAAVIAAIAGGALHLPPVIHALAIIVVAVLAGMLYAAIPAVLKVTRGVSEVISTIMLNSIVIGIIAFLVNPEQFGVQRGNNVHTEPIDPSGLIPGIPLGRLGELFGFVLIAIAVGGAYWFMLNRTRFGFELKASGESTTAAAAGGVNAKKMTLIAMLLSGGVAGLVALPELLGRDHVYAITAAQGYGFTGIAVALLGRNHPAGIALGAVLWAFLDKSAVSLEQIQVPKEIATIMQGTIVLSVVVAYEIVRRADLAAEQRRVGRALAGNGRKRGKPADVSEGGAV; this is encoded by the coding sequence ATGAGTTCGTGGCGCACCAAGCTGCTGCCGCCACTGCTGGCGATCGTGTTCGCCGTGCTGATCTGCACGGTGGCGCTGCTGATCTCCGGGGCCGACCCGCTGCAGGCCTTCGGCACCATGATCGCCCAGCTGTTCAAGGGCACCACCGCGATCGACACGCTGAACCTGGCCACGCCGTACTACCTGGCCGGGCTCGCGGTGGCGATCGGCTTCCAGATGAACCTGTTCAACATCGGCGTGGAGGGCCAGTACCGGTTCGCCGCGGTGATCGCCGCGATCGCCGGTGGCGCGCTGCACCTGCCGCCGGTCATCCACGCGCTCGCGATCATCGTGGTCGCGGTGCTGGCGGGCATGCTCTACGCGGCCATCCCGGCGGTGCTGAAGGTGACCCGCGGGGTCAGCGAGGTCATCTCGACGATCATGCTGAACTCGATCGTCATCGGCATCATCGCCTTCCTGGTCAATCCCGAGCAGTTCGGCGTGCAGCGCGGCAACAACGTGCACACCGAGCCGATCGACCCCTCCGGCCTGATCCCCGGCATCCCGCTCGGCCGCCTCGGTGAGCTGTTCGGCTTCGTGCTGATCGCCATCGCGGTCGGCGGCGCGTACTGGTTCATGCTCAACCGCACCCGCTTCGGCTTCGAACTGAAGGCGAGCGGCGAGTCGACCACGGCGGCCGCCGCCGGTGGCGTGAACGCCAAGAAGATGACGCTGATCGCGATGCTGCTCTCCGGTGGCGTCGCCGGGCTGGTCGCCCTGCCGGAACTGCTCGGCCGCGACCACGTCTACGCCATCACCGCCGCGCAGGGCTACGGCTTCACCGGGATCGCGGTGGCGCTGCTCGGCCGCAACCACCCGGCCGGGATCGCGCTCGGCGCGGTGCTGTGGGCCTTCCTGGACAAGTCGGCGGTGTCGCTCGAGCAGATCCAGGTGCCGAAGGAGATCGCCACCATCATGCAGGGCACGATCGTGCTGTCCGTTGTGGTCGCCTACGAAATCGTGCGGCGCGCCGACCTGGCCGCCGAGCAGCGACGGGTCGGCAGGGCGCTGGCGGGCAACGGCCGCAAGCGCGGCAAGCCCGCCGACGTCAGCGAAGGGGGTGCGGTGTGA
- a CDS encoding ABC transporter permease, with protein MTVPGTGKPKRRLPGWARALLWAAAALVVLSTTSYLTGVPDLTSSNTSQTALRLALPILLAGLGGLWAERSGVINIGLEGMMILGTWGAAWGAYYGGPWAGLVAAVVLGALGGLLHAIATVTFNVNHIVSGVALNLLGLGVAKYLASLVFQPLSGNPKQSPPVEKFDTYSATFLSDWLGELEDAQRVGISDVAGIVRGLITGVSPLAMLALLLIPVSYWILWKTRFGLRLRSCGENPVAAESLGVNVYLHKYVALAVSGGLAGLGGASLVLLPGGADYLENQTNGRGFIGLAAMIFGNWRPGGLLGGAALFGYADGLQLSGGGSAVLALLYGAVILLGVIVVIQLFRRKWVAAALGLAGALVLYYIYWSNDELPSDLIPYSAHFVTIIVLAVASQRLRPPKKIGAKYRRGEGD; from the coding sequence ATGACGGTGCCGGGGACCGGCAAGCCGAAGCGGCGCCTGCCCGGCTGGGCCAGGGCGCTGCTCTGGGCCGCGGCCGCGCTGGTGGTGCTGTCCACCACCTCGTACCTGACCGGCGTGCCGGACCTGACCTCGTCGAACACCTCGCAGACCGCGTTGCGCCTGGCGCTGCCGATCCTGCTGGCCGGGCTCGGCGGGCTGTGGGCCGAACGCTCCGGCGTGATCAACATCGGCCTCGAGGGCATGATGATCCTCGGTACCTGGGGTGCGGCCTGGGGCGCCTACTACGGCGGTCCGTGGGCGGGCCTGGTGGCCGCGGTGGTGCTCGGCGCGCTCGGCGGGCTGCTGCACGCGATCGCCACGGTCACCTTCAACGTCAACCACATCGTCTCCGGTGTGGCGCTGAACCTGCTCGGCCTCGGTGTGGCGAAGTACCTGGCGAGCCTGGTGTTCCAGCCGCTTTCGGGCAACCCGAAGCAGTCGCCGCCGGTGGAGAAGTTCGACACCTACTCGGCCACCTTCCTCTCCGACTGGCTCGGTGAGCTGGAGGACGCGCAGCGCGTCGGCATCTCCGACGTGGCCGGCATCGTGCGCGGCCTGATCACCGGTGTCTCGCCGCTGGCGATGCTGGCGCTGCTGCTGATCCCGGTGAGCTACTGGATCCTCTGGAAGACCCGGTTCGGCCTGCGCCTGCGCTCGTGCGGGGAGAACCCGGTGGCCGCGGAGTCCCTCGGCGTCAACGTCTACTTGCACAAGTACGTGGCGCTCGCGGTGTCCGGCGGGCTGGCCGGCCTGGGTGGCGCCTCGCTGGTGCTGCTGCCCGGTGGCGCGGACTACCTGGAGAACCAGACCAACGGCCGCGGCTTCATCGGCCTGGCCGCGATGATCTTCGGCAACTGGCGGCCGGGCGGCCTGCTCGGTGGCGCGGCGCTGTTCGGGTACGCCGACGGCCTCCAGCTCTCCGGTGGCGGGTCGGCGGTGCTGGCGCTGCTGTACGGCGCGGTGATCCTGCTCGGTGTGATCGTGGTGATCCAGCTGTTCCGCCGCAAGTGGGTGGCGGCCGCGCTGGGCCTGGCCGGGGCGCTGGTCCTCTACTACATCTACTGGTCCAACGACGAACTGCCGAGCGATCTGATCCCGTACTCGGCGCACTTCGTCACGATCATCGTGCTGGCGGTGGCCTCGCAGCGTCTGCGGCCACCGAAGAAGATCGGCGCGAAGTACCGGCGAGGCGAAGGTGACTGA
- a CDS encoding cytidine deaminase — MTESSFDWDALRASAVRAAQLAYAPYSGLLVGVAAIVDDGREITGCNVENASYGLGLCAECTMAGQLRLSGGGRLVAVACRSGDGELLMPCGRCRQLLYEHGGPDCLVDTPSGILPMSAVLPDAFGPEHLPA, encoded by the coding sequence GTGACTGAGTCTTCTTTCGATTGGGACGCGTTGCGGGCCAGCGCGGTTCGCGCCGCGCAGCTCGCCTACGCGCCGTACTCGGGACTTCTGGTCGGCGTGGCGGCCATTGTGGACGATGGTCGCGAGATCACCGGCTGCAACGTGGAGAACGCCTCGTACGGGCTGGGCCTGTGCGCGGAGTGCACGATGGCCGGGCAGCTGCGGCTGTCCGGCGGTGGCCGCCTGGTCGCGGTCGCCTGCCGCAGCGGTGACGGCGAGCTGCTGATGCCCTGCGGACGCTGCCGTCAGCTGCTCTACGAACACGGCGGCCCGGACTGCCTGGTGGACACGCCGAGCGGCATCCTGCCGATGTCGGCGGTGCTGCCCGACGCCTTCGGCCCGGAGCACCTGCCCGCATGA